A genomic segment from Acetomicrobium sp. S15 = DSM 107314 encodes:
- a CDS encoding TldD/PmbA family protein — protein sequence MLHASRRDVEALVAWTIDEAKKRGAFGADAIYLRGGSSHLVMRDGNIEDDVTGGANALSLRTLDSAGHQGIAYGNAFDRADLLSLIEWSLSNCRNAKDDPYVALFSGASCGCECDNDALRLEDPVILSGLPRDRRLRICREMTELASSSDKRLLSVRSAAWSDGWEEAFYANSVGVAAWRRETFASCGVAVLLQEGDSVEMGGYDDESHFFSALDHAFVAERAVKKTALVLGGKPVPTGRYTLLLDPEATSSLLAIAGELFCASRIHKNRSLLKGKLGRQIASPCLSLVDDGRLPGGMGTAFFDDEGVPTRRTCLMESGKVKGFLYNIRHANEDGATSTGNASRGMASPPDVDITNLYPMPGERSQAELAGEIGRGLYVTEMMGLHTVDSASGDFSLGVKGALIADGEIASPVAETTIAGNILELLKHVVVLGNDLKFFGSVGGCSMVVEGIAVAGK from the coding sequence GTGCAGACGCGATATACCTCCGCGGTGGGAGCTCGCATTTGGTCATGCGAGACGGCAATATAGAGGATGACGTCACCGGCGGCGCAAACGCTTTGAGCCTGCGGACGCTCGATTCCGCTGGTCACCAGGGAATAGCATACGGCAATGCCTTCGATCGGGCAGACCTGCTAAGCTTGATAGAATGGAGCCTATCTAATTGTCGCAATGCCAAGGACGACCCATATGTGGCTCTCTTCTCTGGTGCATCCTGCGGATGCGAATGCGATAACGATGCCCTGCGGTTGGAAGACCCTGTCATCTTGAGCGGACTCCCTCGTGATCGGCGTTTGCGCATTTGCAGAGAGATGACGGAACTGGCCTCCTCTTCGGATAAGAGGCTCCTTTCGGTTCGAAGCGCGGCCTGGAGCGACGGATGGGAAGAGGCATTTTACGCCAATAGCGTCGGGGTAGCCGCTTGGCGAAGGGAGACTTTCGCTTCCTGCGGCGTGGCTGTACTGCTCCAAGAGGGAGACAGCGTGGAGATGGGAGGCTATGACGACGAGAGCCACTTCTTCTCCGCGCTGGATCATGCTTTTGTGGCGGAGCGCGCTGTTAAAAAAACCGCTTTAGTCTTGGGGGGAAAACCGGTGCCGACCGGGCGCTACACTCTACTTTTGGATCCTGAGGCGACATCGTCGCTGCTCGCTATAGCGGGGGAGCTCTTTTGCGCCTCTCGGATTCATAAGAACAGGTCCCTTTTGAAGGGAAAGCTTGGCCGACAGATCGCCTCTCCGTGCCTTTCACTCGTCGATGACGGCAGGTTGCCAGGCGGTATGGGAACAGCTTTCTTCGACGACGAGGGAGTGCCTACGAGGCGCACTTGCCTCATGGAGAGCGGAAAGGTCAAGGGGTTTCTGTATAATATAAGGCACGCCAACGAAGATGGAGCGACATCCACGGGCAATGCCTCCAGGGGGATGGCTTCGCCCCCCGATGTGGATATTACGAACCTCTACCCTATGCCTGGCGAGCGCTCTCAGGCAGAGCTTGCAGGCGAGATTGGGCGCGGGCTGTACGTAACGGAGATGATGGGCTTGCATACCGTGGATTCGGCGAGCGGCGATTTCTCTTTAGGGGTGAAAGGCGCACTGATAGCGGACGGCGAGATCGCATCCCCTGTCGCGGAGACTACTATAGCGGGGAACATCCTCGAGTTGCTAAAGCATGTCGTCGTTTTGGGAAACGACCTGAAGTTCTTCGGAAGCGTAGGCGGATGCTCTATGGTGGTGGAAGGAATTGCGGTGGCGGGCAAGTAG
- a CDS encoding GerMN domain-containing protein yields MVEEIDRPDGKSELPRRSAAAAERERPKKAPWPMRIAAWAAVILLCFSLGYFVTDLAVRFFLGRAIFETPQGAQTDVGEGDGSLVQVEVALYVPKDGELVESSYSFLPSIAEEDIAKTIDRLLTLLAQEKLVGRESRVLHVFRRGEMLYLDLNAAFYDSIKSLQADSALLVVTSIVRTVVDNFRPLQQVRFLVNGREVTEQLPVDMSVPWQLASPER; encoded by the coding sequence ATGGTAGAAGAGATTGATCGCCCCGATGGAAAAAGTGAGTTGCCCAGGCGTAGTGCTGCGGCGGCAGAAAGGGAGCGTCCAAAAAAAGCGCCTTGGCCGATGAGGATCGCAGCATGGGCTGCTGTTATTTTGTTGTGCTTTTCGCTCGGTTATTTCGTTACCGATCTGGCTGTGCGTTTCTTCTTGGGAAGGGCAATTTTTGAGACGCCTCAAGGGGCTCAAACTGACGTTGGCGAGGGCGATGGATCCTTGGTGCAAGTCGAAGTAGCTTTATACGTGCCTAAAGACGGGGAGCTTGTGGAAAGCAGCTACTCTTTCCTGCCCAGCATAGCAGAAGAGGATATAGCCAAGACGATAGATCGCTTGTTGACTCTCTTGGCTCAAGAGAAGCTCGTGGGCAGAGAGTCTCGCGTGTTGCACGTTTTCAGGAGAGGCGAGATGCTTTACCTCGATCTCAACGCGGCGTTTTATGATTCCATCAAAAGCCTACAGGCGGATAGCGCGCTGCTCGTCGTTACGAGCATTGTGCGCACTGTGGTAGACAACTTCAGACCGCTACAGCAGGTGCGCTTCTTGGTCAACGGGAGGGAGGTTACCGAGCAGTTGCCCGTGGACATGTCTGTGCCATGGCAGCTCGCATCGCCTGAACGATGA
- the rpsI gene encoding 30S ribosomal protein S9, whose translation MPLSTPYYWGTGRRKTAIARVRLRPGEGQVLINGRPVKEYFPRVAWQLQVLAPLKTAGVENRVDVLAQAKGGGLTGQAGAVRLGIARALIKLNPDLRPALKKSGMLTRDPRMVERKKFGLRKARAMYQYSKR comes from the coding sequence GTGCCGCTATCTACGCCCTATTATTGGGGTACTGGCAGGAGAAAGACTGCCATAGCTCGTGTGCGATTGCGTCCTGGAGAGGGGCAGGTTCTGATAAATGGTAGGCCTGTGAAGGAGTATTTTCCCCGTGTCGCTTGGCAGCTTCAAGTATTAGCCCCTTTGAAGACGGCCGGAGTTGAGAACAGGGTGGATGTCTTGGCGCAGGCCAAAGGCGGAGGCCTTACCGGTCAAGCCGGGGCAGTACGTTTAGGAATAGCCAGAGCCCTCATCAAGCTCAACCCAGATTTGCGCCCGGCGCTCAAGAAATCTGGCATGCTCACGCGCGACCCGCGCATGGTTGAGCGCAAAAAATTCGGCCTTCGCAAGGCTCGTGCAATGTACCAGTACTCGAAGCGTTAA
- a CDS encoding N-acetylmuramoyl-L-alanine amidase, translated as MGDIEVRERGKETLAPVDVMGELLGCSVTLDEDSLVLESGGSCLEFVKNASAARLNSQIVPLPSVVLVEEGHWWAEAKSAVRVFSRFLGREYRWAGVVEISSDGKSKSAVTPVQVQPKEGPQAPLPGASPKLTLYGLRWGKPGEQIRAVIDLSSPLWPQVRESEGKIELVFGDADLQGFDNPDNPYTSSIKVSSVKSGNRAVLSFLYEDGVVKHFPLLDPPRYVVDFYLSEADKAKPLTPAAPRPVQSAPVRVAPQGRPVVVLDAGHGGKDPGATANGLREKEINLSVAKKVASILKDKGFEVRLTRSDDRYLKLNERTEMANRYNASVFVSLHCNALPAGRQAKGFEIYLMALPTDKDALQLAILENRELEDGSLSVEAADKKTRMLLQILGDMEQNAKIVESTSFAEVLHRCTSNKGISVRRVAQAPFFVLRGAAMPAVLLEMGYITNSSEAKLLSSPSYQQKLASAIADGIESYLR; from the coding sequence GTGGGAGACATAGAGGTGCGGGAGCGCGGGAAGGAGACCCTGGCTCCCGTAGATGTAATGGGTGAGCTTTTGGGGTGTTCTGTGACTTTGGATGAGGATTCGCTCGTGCTCGAAAGCGGCGGCTCGTGCCTTGAGTTTGTAAAGAACGCCTCGGCGGCCAGACTTAACTCTCAGATCGTGCCTCTCCCCTCCGTAGTGCTCGTCGAAGAGGGACATTGGTGGGCGGAGGCGAAGTCTGCGGTTAGGGTCTTTTCCCGCTTCCTTGGCCGAGAATACAGATGGGCCGGCGTCGTGGAGATATCTTCTGATGGTAAAAGCAAAAGTGCCGTTACACCAGTGCAGGTCCAACCCAAAGAAGGACCTCAAGCGCCGCTGCCCGGCGCTTCTCCGAAATTGACCCTCTACGGCTTGCGCTGGGGCAAGCCCGGAGAGCAGATAAGGGCCGTAATAGATCTGTCCTCGCCGTTGTGGCCACAGGTGAGGGAATCGGAGGGAAAGATCGAGCTCGTCTTCGGCGATGCAGACCTGCAAGGGTTCGACAATCCTGACAATCCCTATACCTCCTCGATAAAGGTTTCTTCTGTTAAGTCCGGGAACAGGGCAGTGCTCTCCTTTCTCTACGAGGATGGGGTTGTCAAACATTTCCCTCTTCTCGACCCGCCGCGATATGTGGTGGATTTTTATTTAAGCGAAGCGGATAAGGCCAAGCCATTGACGCCTGCTGCACCGAGACCGGTTCAATCTGCGCCCGTTCGGGTTGCCCCGCAAGGCAGGCCTGTCGTGGTGTTGGATGCTGGTCACGGAGGCAAGGATCCGGGCGCTACGGCCAACGGCCTCAGGGAGAAGGAGATAAACCTATCCGTAGCGAAGAAGGTCGCCTCCATATTGAAGGACAAGGGATTCGAAGTTCGTTTGACGAGGTCCGATGACAGGTACCTTAAGCTGAACGAGCGGACTGAGATGGCCAACAGATACAACGCAAGCGTTTTTGTGAGCCTTCATTGCAATGCCCTTCCCGCTGGCAGACAGGCTAAGGGGTTTGAGATTTATTTAATGGCCCTTCCCACCGATAAAGACGCCTTGCAGCTCGCAATATTGGAGAACCGAGAATTGGAAGACGGGAGCCTATCAGTAGAGGCCGCCGACAAAAAGACGCGGATGCTTCTTCAAATATTGGGCGATATGGAGCAGAATGCGAAGATCGTGGAGAGTACGTCTTTTGCGGAAGTATTGCACAGATGCACTTCAAATAAAGGCATATCGGTGCGCAGGGTGGCTCAGGCTCCCTTCTTCGTTTTGAGGGGCGCGGCCATGCCCGCTGTTCTGCTCGAAATGGGATATATTACCAACTCGAGCGAGGCTAAGTTGTTGTCGAGTCCGTCTTATCAGCAGAAGCTGGCAAGTGCCATAGCTGATGGTATAGAATCATATCTGCGCTGA
- a CDS encoding nicotinate phosphoribosyltransferase: MVKRLEILEEVHALQVSPERPFASATHEEIMAGHTTDVYFVKTIDILRACGKLEVPVVAEIFPRYDGIFAGLDEALNLLKGSKVEVYALPEGTPFKAKDVVFRIHGPYNAFGIYETAILGILASSSSWATAARECVEAADGRPVLCFGARHVHPAVAPVMERVAVAIGGCSSASCILGAKLAGIEPQGTIPHAAILIVGDTVELALLYDKCIPEEEARTILVDTFKDEAEESLRVARALGGKLAGVRLDTPGERGGVTPELVREVRWRLDKAGFIDVKIVVSGGLSPNRIRELAQAGADFFGVGSYIAHAKAIDMTMDIKMVDGMPRAKRGRLPGIVENPLLHRVL; this comes from the coding sequence ATGGTCAAAAGGCTTGAAATACTGGAGGAAGTGCACGCCTTGCAAGTTTCTCCCGAGCGCCCCTTTGCGAGCGCCACTCATGAGGAGATCATGGCAGGCCACACGACCGATGTCTATTTTGTAAAGACGATCGATATATTGCGAGCCTGCGGCAAGCTCGAGGTGCCAGTGGTGGCGGAGATTTTCCCTCGGTACGACGGCATATTCGCAGGGCTCGACGAGGCACTAAACCTGTTAAAGGGGTCGAAAGTGGAAGTCTATGCCTTGCCTGAAGGGACGCCTTTCAAAGCGAAGGATGTGGTTTTTCGCATCCATGGGCCTTACAACGCCTTCGGCATATATGAAACGGCCATTTTGGGTATATTGGCCAGCTCGAGCAGCTGGGCAACAGCTGCTCGAGAGTGTGTAGAGGCAGCCGACGGCAGACCGGTCCTCTGTTTTGGTGCGCGGCATGTCCATCCAGCCGTGGCACCTGTAATGGAACGCGTCGCAGTGGCCATAGGCGGGTGTTCGTCCGCCAGCTGTATACTTGGAGCCAAACTGGCGGGGATAGAACCGCAAGGCACTATTCCTCATGCTGCTATTTTGATAGTGGGCGATACCGTCGAGCTGGCCCTCTTGTACGACAAATGCATCCCTGAAGAAGAAGCGCGCACCATATTGGTGGACACGTTTAAAGACGAAGCTGAAGAGTCACTTCGGGTTGCAAGGGCCTTGGGCGGCAAACTTGCCGGCGTAAGGCTCGATACGCCTGGGGAACGGGGAGGTGTAACACCGGAACTGGTGCGCGAAGTGCGATGGCGGCTCGACAAAGCTGGCTTTATCGATGTCAAGATTGTAGTCTCGGGTGGGCTTTCTCCCAATCGCATCAGAGAGCTGGCCCAGGCTGGAGCCGACTTCTTTGGGGTCGGAAGCTATATAGCCCATGCCAAGGCGATCGACATGACGATGGATATAAAGATGGTCGATGGAATGCCGAGAGCTAAAAGAGGGCGACTTCCCGGCATCGTCGAAAATCCGCTTTTGCACCGTGTTCTCTGA
- the mgtE gene encoding magnesium transporter → MEERWQELVPKLQELLARGDYMAIKRLLSSMEPPDLAEMLDTTPPRTRVLLFRLLPKDLAIEVFEHLEGSVREELLDHFTDNEIAEIIEEMSDDDRTALFDELPAKTVKKLLLKLSPAERDIANELLNYPESSAGRIMTPEFVDLKEYMTAEEAVRRIRQQARKKETIYTCFVIDRERRLLGVVNLEDLIMAEPQTPVRAIMNPDPVCVRTDTDQEEVARIMAKYDLHTIPVVDKENRLVGIITFDDIMDVLEEETTEDFERMAGIQPIEEGYLDTGIFTLTRKRLPWLVICALMETVNSFVLQRYSIEIQSVVALAYFIPLLIDTGGNVGAQSATLMIRGMAVGEIDLRDLWRVFVREVFIALLLGGVLVVLVIARAFMLSTGPDIALVVALALVFVVLLGNLAGIVLPIIAKFFRVDPAVMSGPFITTIVDVCGLIIYFRIARFVLGPSL, encoded by the coding sequence ATGGAGGAGCGCTGGCAGGAACTTGTGCCTAAACTTCAAGAGCTCTTGGCCAGAGGGGATTATATGGCCATCAAGCGCCTGTTGTCGAGCATGGAACCTCCAGACCTCGCCGAAATGTTAGATACGACTCCCCCGAGGACGCGTGTCCTCCTCTTCAGGTTGCTGCCTAAGGATTTGGCTATAGAGGTATTCGAGCACTTAGAGGGTTCGGTTCGCGAGGAGCTCTTAGATCATTTTACTGACAACGAAATCGCAGAGATCATCGAGGAAATGTCCGATGACGATCGTACTGCGCTCTTTGACGAACTGCCGGCTAAGACGGTGAAGAAACTCCTCCTCAAGCTGTCACCTGCAGAAAGGGACATTGCCAACGAGCTCTTAAATTACCCCGAGAGCTCCGCAGGGCGGATAATGACACCCGAATTTGTGGACCTTAAGGAATATATGACGGCTGAGGAAGCTGTAAGGCGCATACGCCAGCAGGCGCGAAAGAAGGAGACAATATACACGTGCTTTGTGATAGATAGAGAGAGGCGGCTTTTAGGGGTCGTGAACTTGGAAGATCTCATCATGGCCGAGCCCCAAACTCCAGTGCGCGCCATAATGAATCCCGATCCAGTTTGTGTTCGCACCGATACGGACCAGGAGGAAGTAGCTCGAATCATGGCCAAATATGACCTTCATACTATACCGGTTGTGGACAAAGAAAACAGACTGGTCGGCATCATCACGTTTGATGATATAATGGACGTCCTTGAGGAGGAGACCACTGAAGATTTTGAGAGGATGGCCGGCATCCAGCCTATAGAAGAGGGATACTTGGATACGGGTATTTTTACGCTGACTCGTAAACGCCTCCCGTGGCTTGTGATATGTGCGTTAATGGAGACTGTAAACTCCTTCGTTTTGCAGAGGTATTCTATTGAGATCCAAAGTGTTGTAGCTTTGGCTTATTTTATACCATTGCTTATAGATACAGGCGGCAACGTCGGAGCTCAATCGGCTACGCTTATGATAAGAGGTATGGCGGTAGGCGAGATCGATTTGCGCGACCTCTGGAGAGTGTTTGTCCGTGAGGTGTTTATCGCTTTGCTCTTGGGCGGCGTTTTAGTTGTGTTAGTCATTGCCAGAGCTTTTATGCTCAGTACAGGTCCAGATATAGCCCTGGTTGTGGCTTTAGCGTTAGTCTTTGTGGTGTTGTTGGGTAATTTGGCCGGGATAGTGTTACCCATAATCGCCAAGTTTTTTCGAGTCGATCCGGCCGTTATGTCAGGCCCATTTATAACTACCATCGTAGATGTGTGTGGGCTTATCATATACTTTAGGATCGCAAGATTTGTGTTGGGTCCATCTTTATAA
- the secG gene encoding preprotein translocase subunit SecG — protein MRIFLMVIHVISCTVLIAVILLQHRKAGGFSGIFGGGTQADMSGGQWQRLSMLSKATVILTGVFMATSLLLVIVGSR, from the coding sequence ATGAGGATTTTTCTTATGGTCATTCATGTGATATCCTGTACTGTTTTAATTGCTGTTATATTATTACAGCATAGAAAAGCAGGGGGATTTTCGGGCATCTTCGGCGGCGGCACCCAGGCTGATATGTCAGGGGGACAATGGCAGAGGTTATCGATGCTGAGCAAGGCGACCGTCATCTTGACGGGCGTGTTCATGGCGACATCTCTCTTGTTAGTGATCGTCGGATCCAGGTGA
- the rph gene encoding ribonuclease PH, giving the protein MTSRVDGRALDQLRPVRIERGFNRYAEGSALVSFGDTKVICTASIEEKTPQFLRGSGKGWVTAEYAMLPRATASRTPRDVIKGQVTGRSQEIQRLIGRSLRAAVVLPKLGERTIWIDCDVIQADGGTRTAAITGGFVALVDALRWLWHEGKLMCIPVAHFVAAVSSGVVDGRLMLDLCFEEDSKASVDFNVVMNEVLQFIEMQGTAEEGAFASDDLYSMLDLARRGIEELIKIQEKSLQLSSEEWKAVEIAGSLRQQQ; this is encoded by the coding sequence ATGACATCGAGAGTTGACGGCAGGGCTTTAGACCAACTCAGACCTGTGCGGATTGAGAGGGGTTTCAACCGTTACGCTGAGGGTTCTGCCCTGGTGTCTTTTGGGGATACGAAGGTCATATGCACTGCGTCGATTGAGGAGAAGACCCCTCAGTTTCTCCGCGGCAGCGGCAAAGGATGGGTAACCGCGGAATATGCGATGTTGCCGCGCGCTACGGCTTCGCGCACTCCCCGAGACGTGATAAAAGGGCAGGTAACCGGGCGTAGCCAGGAGATCCAAAGGCTCATCGGGCGCAGCTTGCGGGCTGCGGTGGTTTTGCCCAAGTTGGGCGAGCGCACCATATGGATAGATTGCGATGTGATTCAAGCAGATGGAGGAACGCGAACGGCCGCCATAACCGGAGGGTTTGTGGCCCTCGTGGATGCCTTGCGCTGGCTTTGGCACGAAGGGAAGCTCATGTGCATACCCGTTGCTCACTTCGTCGCAGCAGTCAGCAGCGGTGTAGTAGATGGAAGATTGATGCTCGACCTCTGCTTCGAGGAAGATAGCAAAGCATCCGTCGATTTCAACGTCGTCATGAATGAGGTGCTTCAGTTCATTGAGATGCAGGGAACGGCAGAGGAGGGCGCCTTTGCGAGCGATGATTTGTATTCCATGCTGGATTTGGCTCGGCGCGGAATAGAGGAATTGATAAAAATTCAAGAAAAGTCGCTTCAGCTCTCGTCGGAGGAGTGGAAAGCCGTTGAAATTGCAGGTAGTCTTCGCCAGCAGCAATGA
- the rplM gene encoding 50S ribosomal protein L13, giving the protein MIGSRTYVAKRENVERKWYVVDAKDVPLGRLAVFVAHILAGKHKPTYTPHVDCGDFVIVVNADKVKLTGKKAERSVIYSHSGYKGSLKATSLGTMLSKRPERLVERAVRGMLPRNRLRYDRKLKVYRGPEHPHAAQKPEQLRLEA; this is encoded by the coding sequence GTGATAGGCAGCCGTACTTACGTAGCCAAAAGGGAAAACGTGGAGCGCAAGTGGTATGTGGTGGATGCTAAGGATGTCCCCCTGGGCCGCTTAGCCGTGTTTGTGGCTCATATACTTGCCGGGAAGCACAAACCGACTTATACTCCCCATGTGGATTGTGGCGATTTCGTGATCGTTGTCAATGCCGACAAAGTCAAGTTGACCGGCAAAAAGGCAGAGAGGTCCGTCATCTACAGCCACAGCGGTTATAAGGGCAGTCTAAAAGCCACATCTTTGGGGACGATGCTCTCAAAGCGGCCGGAACGCTTGGTGGAGCGCGCCGTCAGAGGAATGCTCCCGCGCAATCGTCTTAGGTACGATCGGAAGTTAAAAGTCTACCGTGGGCCAGAGCATCCTCATGCCGCTCAAAAGCCCGAGCAGCTTCGGCTCGAAGCTTAG
- the secE gene encoding preprotein translocase subunit SecE: MKKLMAFIREARAELKKVTWPSRQQVWYSTLIVIGVTLLVAAYLGVIDVVLTAFFSKVMKLG, encoded by the coding sequence GTGAAGAAGTTGATGGCCTTTATTCGTGAGGCTAGAGCCGAACTTAAAAAAGTCACATGGCCGAGCAGGCAACAGGTGTGGTATTCTACGCTCATAGTGATAGGCGTTACCCTCCTGGTGGCCGCTTATTTGGGCGTAATAGATGTTGTCTTGACCGCCTTCTTCTCAAAAGTTATGAAATTGGGATGA
- the nusG gene encoding transcription termination/antitermination protein NusG encodes MKEKPERRWYIVQTYSGYENRVKANLEQRIASMGMGDKIFNVLVPVEERIYVKGGKAKHQRRKVFPGYVLVEMILDDQSWYVVRHTPGVMGFVGTGTNAVPLSEREVKDILGRLDKEQIKPRVEIDLKPGDVVRVKSGPFEGQAGPVVEVLHDKGKVKFSVSVFGRETAVEADYSELEKV; translated from the coding sequence ATGAAAGAGAAGCCCGAGCGTCGATGGTATATAGTGCAAACCTACTCAGGTTATGAAAATAGGGTTAAGGCCAACCTCGAGCAGCGCATAGCTTCTATGGGAATGGGAGATAAAATTTTCAACGTCCTTGTGCCCGTAGAAGAGCGCATATATGTTAAAGGCGGCAAGGCAAAGCATCAGAGGAGAAAGGTCTTCCCAGGCTATGTTTTGGTCGAGATGATCCTCGATGATCAGTCGTGGTATGTCGTGAGACATACGCCCGGCGTTATGGGTTTTGTGGGCACGGGAACCAATGCCGTGCCGCTTTCTGAGAGGGAAGTCAAGGATATCTTGGGGAGATTAGACAAAGAGCAGATCAAACCGAGAGTTGAGATAGATCTGAAGCCGGGCGATGTCGTCCGAGTCAAGAGCGGTCCTTTTGAGGGTCAAGCGGGGCCTGTCGTGGAAGTTCTTCACGATAAAGGGAAGGTTAAATTTTCCGTATCGGTCTTCGGAAGGGAGACAGCGGTAGAGGCGGATTACAGCGAACTCGAGAAGGTATAG
- the rplK gene encoding 50S ribosomal protein L11 translates to MAKKVVAQIKLQLPAGKATPAPPVGPALGQHGLNIMEFCKQFNAKTADQPGMIIPVVITVYGDRTFTFELKTPPASVLLKKALGIEKGSSEPNRVKVGKVTREQIKEIAQTKKGDLNATDIEAAMRMIEGTARSMGIEISE, encoded by the coding sequence ATGGCTAAAAAAGTGGTAGCGCAAATTAAGCTCCAGTTGCCTGCTGGCAAGGCTACTCCGGCTCCTCCGGTTGGGCCGGCCCTCGGGCAGCACGGCCTCAACATCATGGAGTTCTGTAAGCAGTTCAACGCTAAGACGGCTGATCAGCCGGGCATGATTATACCTGTAGTGATCACCGTGTACGGCGACCGAACTTTCACGTTTGAGCTCAAAACCCCCCCGGCCAGCGTGCTCTTGAAGAAAGCATTGGGCATAGAAAAGGGATCGAGCGAGCCCAATAGGGTCAAGGTGGGCAAGGTGACGAGGGAGCAGATCAAGGAAATAGCCCAGACCAAAAAGGGAGATCTTAACGCGACCGACATTGAAGCCGCTATGAGGATGATCGAAGGGACAGCGCGCTCGATGGGAATTGAGATATCAGAGTAA
- the rplA gene encoding 50S ribosomal protein L1, with product MARVSKRYASLLEKVDRNKYYSLKEAAHLVKETATAKFDESVEMHIRLGVDPRHAEQQVRGSIILPHGTGATKRVLVIASGEKMKEAQEAGADYVGGEDVVQKIEGGWLDFDAVIATPDMMRVMGRVGRILGPRGLMPSSKAGTVTLDVADAVREIKAGRVEFRVDKFGIIHNAIGKASFSEEALFDNAKALLRAVLRARPSAVKGQYVRSIALSTTMGIGIRVDPFTAQKELTEQ from the coding sequence ATGGCAAGGGTGAGTAAGCGTTATGCTTCTCTCTTGGAGAAGGTGGACAGAAACAAGTATTATAGCCTCAAGGAGGCTGCGCATCTCGTCAAAGAAACCGCTACGGCCAAGTTCGACGAGAGCGTGGAGATGCACATCCGTTTGGGCGTGGACCCTCGCCACGCCGAACAGCAAGTGCGAGGGAGCATAATTCTCCCCCACGGCACGGGCGCTACCAAGCGAGTTCTCGTCATAGCTTCTGGAGAAAAGATGAAGGAAGCTCAAGAGGCTGGAGCCGACTATGTGGGTGGCGAAGATGTGGTGCAGAAGATCGAAGGAGGATGGTTAGACTTCGATGCTGTCATCGCAACGCCCGACATGATGCGCGTCATGGGAAGGGTCGGACGCATCTTGGGCCCCAGAGGCCTCATGCCCAGCAGCAAGGCTGGCACTGTAACGCTCGACGTCGCCGATGCTGTGAGGGAGATTAAGGCTGGGAGAGTCGAGTTCAGAGTGGATAAATTTGGGATAATTCATAATGCCATCGGGAAAGCGAGCTTTTCCGAGGAGGCGCTCTTCGACAACGCAAAGGCATTGCTGCGGGCCGTTTTGAGAGCGCGCCCGTCGGCTGTAAAGGGACAATATGTGCGAAGCATTGCCTTGAGCACGACCATGGGTATTGGCATTCGCGTCGATCCTTTCACCGCTCAAAAGGAGTTAACAGAACAGTAA
- the rdgB gene encoding RdgB/HAM1 family non-canonical purine NTP pyrophosphatase: MKLQVVFASSNEHKYEEMKRLFEWTNIELLFGLEVLPKGLDVEESGKSYAENALIKARAWSEGTGMPAMSDDSGLEVEALDWRPGIFSSRVAENDESRIRRLLDELGRRENRRARFVAALSLVLPQRAQVWITEGFCWGKIAFELSGSFGFGYDPVFVPIGYEASFAELGPKAKSLISHRAVAARALSQLLSSGGF, translated from the coding sequence TTGAAATTGCAGGTAGTCTTCGCCAGCAGCAATGAGCATAAATACGAAGAGATGAAAAGGTTGTTTGAATGGACGAACATCGAGCTGCTCTTCGGGTTGGAGGTCCTTCCGAAGGGTCTTGATGTCGAGGAGAGCGGGAAGAGTTACGCCGAAAACGCCTTGATTAAGGCGAGGGCCTGGAGCGAAGGCACAGGCATGCCTGCCATGTCCGATGACAGTGGGTTAGAGGTTGAAGCGCTCGACTGGAGGCCTGGCATCTTCTCTTCGAGGGTGGCCGAAAATGACGAAAGCCGCATTCGTCGACTGCTTGATGAGCTGGGTCGCAGGGAGAACAGAAGGGCCCGCTTTGTGGCAGCCCTGAGCTTGGTTTTGCCCCAAAGAGCTCAGGTGTGGATAACAGAAGGTTTTTGTTGGGGTAAAATAGCCTTCGAACTTTCCGGCAGTTTTGGTTTCGGCTATGACCCGGTCTTTGTGCCTATAGGCTACGAGGCGAGCTTTGCTGAGCTCGGTCCAAAGGCGAAGAGCCTCATCTCTCACAGGGCTGTGGCGGCCCGTGCTCTTTCTCAATTGCTTTCATCAGGCGGATTTTAG